Genomic segment of Papaver somniferum cultivar HN1 unplaced genomic scaffold, ASM357369v1 unplaced-scaffold_5, whole genome shotgun sequence:
TATCATCATATAATGCGAGACCTTCGCTAACTTGCATTAGAATCTCATCAGTTTTAATAGGCCAATAGAGCTTTAACAAATGAGAATACGAAGTAATTTTTCTTTGGCTAGTGGTGAATTTCTTAACCCAGGACTCCATTACTCCGTAATTTTGCATGACCCATATATCAACTCCAACATCACGGATACCACAAACTAAGCAAAGGGAATCTCCCAAAACTCTAAGAATAGCACCACTAATTTTTGGACGCTGTATAATTTCTTCTGGAAAAGGAAATTTCGTGAACTCCTCACTGCTAATATCAAAAGAAACTATAAATTTGTGGTTTTCACCGCTGGTAGCCGCGGCCGACCAATAAAGAACACCATTTAAAAGCAGACCTGGTGTTATCCTTGGACAATACCCATGCCTTACGGTGTTGAATCTTCTCCATGAATTAGATTTTAACGTGTATGCATGAACTTCATTGCGTGTTAGACATACTAGCTTGTAATCATTAACTCTGCTGTCGTAACCAAACCCATAATAACCGATCATAATATCGCTTTTTGGTATTATAATTTCTTTTGCCTCGTTAGTTGATGGGTTCCAAAGAATCACTGTCCCCTAAACAAAGCAACCCATTACAAGATCCCAAAATTTCAATGCGACGACTATCAATTCCATTGACTTCTATCCCTGGATGATAAATTAAACCAGCTCCGTCATGACACTTGCTTGAATCTGATGCTGTTAATATTGAAGCGTTATCTATGGAGTAAAACATAACAGCCTCCTTGTTAGCACCTCTGATCAtgattctagggttttttttGGTAAGAATAAGATGATCCTTGATAAATTTAGGACTACATGATAATGTATACCAACGCTTGCACACGGTCTTGAAACGAAAGATGGATTTCACTGGTAACCTTAATATAATCTCTTCTTGGATCTCTTCGGGAATGCTTGCGCTTGGCATTATTGCTTGTTGCTTCTTCTCTGCTCATAGGGAATTAGGGTATAAAGATATAGGGTCAGTTGATCCCCCATAATGCCCCTAGCTGGCTCCATTATACGGGTGGACATGTGTTACAACGAAAGGAACGGGCCTTGTAGTGCCTCCCCTCGATAGAAATTCTACCTGCGGTAACAAAAGTAAACAAACCCCCCAAGTAAATAAAGGAAGGAACACTGCTAACTTGTACTGCTGTATTTCATCAggaattttttaagagttttagagGGGGAGCAAAAATGGATCCGAGGAGAGCGAAAATCATACTAGTTAACTCACTAACTCAAACATATGAGTTAGAAAAAATCATCCTTACGAAATGCACCCACTGACCACCCCACGCCCATTTCGAAAACATCTCAACAATCATGTTTTCCACCCCGGACGACCATAAAACAAAACAGGAAAAATTGCTCCTGATTGATGAAGAGAATAAATAATCGTTACTAAATCGCCATCGTTTTTGAAGGATTGACAAAATGAAATTCCAGGAATAGCAAACAATGGAACACACAGCAAACAAATAAATGCTTAGTTTTACGAACAAAACAGATCCGTAAATTTAAACAAATATGTAGAACCTACAGACCAATGAAACAGATGTTTACCTAATTAAATCTAATGAGCCGCATCAAACGATAAGAAGAAAAACCTTCACTGCAAAAAGCAACATCATGCAAATTGTAAACGACGAATAACTTATTCAGTAGATGAAAATCTTCAAGATCAAGGTCTTGATAATCGTGGTCTAAAGTTCTTCGCATTAACAAAATATTCTCACTTGATAATCGTTAATtctataattttaattgatttcttAAAGTTTCTTTCTATCTTTCTTTCCTAAGTTTTCATTTTGATAAAAACGGACACAAATTGAGTACTGCACAATTGAAAGAGGAATCTTTTCTAAGTTTTCATTTTGATAAAAACGGACACACATTGAGTACTGCACAATTGAAAGAGGAAAAAATTCTGAGATCAGGGGAAACGCCATTCTCTGCATATGTTTATACAGATGTTCATGGTGGTGATCGACAGATCTTCCGTAGAGAAACTCGTCGCCGTCAATGGACCAGATGTTGGTGGAGTtgccaagaaaatgaacttgAGATTTGTGCGGTGGGTTTTTTTGCTCTCCTCGAACCCCattttgctctccctctaacaaaaatcttttTTAAGCAATGTACGTGAATCCCTAACATAGACCAAAAAGCCCCTAAGAGAAACGCCACTATTCTTGTACCTTCCTgctgttttagggttttaaatgAACATGGTTGCTGGTTCATCATGTTCTTCTAATAATCAACGAGAAGATATAATTATTGAGCCGGGTTTAGAACATGTGAAAGTATATATAACgaataagaagaagaacaagtgCGATGATGTAAACGACATACCACATGTCGAAGATCCAGCTTCTATTTATCGTAGGATTAAAgtggaacaagaagaagaacgaCCTCCATATATTATTGTAGTCCATGGACCTCCTAAGGTAATTATATTACAGTTGACGAAAATTGGGTTTAGTTTCTCATTGCGTTTGCTGATTGAAAGAAACTGAAATTGTGTTCAATTTTCTCTGTAGGTTGGAAAGTCCTCGTTGATTAAATCTCTATATAAGTATTACTCTAACCACGATGAAGCTGACGTCCGAGGCCCCCCAGATGACTATACGGTCTTGTTAGGTATACTTCTTAGTTGTTACATTATATGCGCTCAATTGTTGCTAGTTCTGATAACTGTAGACCAGTGTGTAGTCATGTTGATTAAAAAATTATGTgtgaaatatatatatttttgggattttcacaaaaataggcctgtttttttggtgcttttcatttttaggccactttttttatttattgctacactaggcaagttttgaccaaaagtgatggatggaaagttagcaccgttaggtgtaactaaaaagacctaaaagtcctttgTATCACTGATTTAATGTTATATCATTGATTTAGCTCAGTTAAATCAACATGAAAACTGTACACGTGGGCTCGAATATGCCATGTGAGTTAAGCCAGCCAAGTCAGGTTGAGTCAGAGAGCTTGTCAGTTAAGTTAGGCCAAGGCCTAACCAGTGCTGCACCTTTCATTCCACCTGAATCAGCTTCATCGGTACTACCACATTAAACATCGCCACACTCATTCTTGCAGCCACTGCATTTTCTGTTCAACACCTCCATTTCATAACACTGCACACATTCTTTGCAACCTGAGCTCATTCTCACTGCCTCAAAGCCATAACTGCCATTATTAGCTCAAGCCACCTCATTCACAAAAACACCACTAATCCCTTCTTTTCATTGCAGTAGCTTCTTGAACCCATACTGCTcaacatttcttctatcttgaagcTACCACTGCCATTTTGTAGCTTCATCTCTTATTCCACCTGCTAATCTTGTAATTCTCAGCTGCACTGCAATTTCATCACGTTCCCAGGCAGTACAAGCATTCACAAATCCATTCATCAGTGCCAGTTAACTCCAACTGTATATGCACCCGCAACTTCAGCCGTAGCTCAGACAGCTTCTTCTTGTACCACCAGGGAAGCCAACACCACACCAAGCACTCAGCTTCACCTCGAGCCACTATCAATCCACTTGAGCACCACCAGGTTGCAATCACAACTCCTCTTGTAACAGTTTCAACCATCACTTCCACAACCAATACTTTATAACAACTTCATCCTTATCTGTAATGCACCTACTTAGCTCCATCCACTTGCAACAGTTCATACACAACCTTCTGTAGCAGCAACTCCAACTGCCTGCACTTCACTTCTTCGATCTTGttctcaggttctaattattctcaGCATACACCTGCACTGCAACTCCAGACATCTTAACGCACTATCACAAATTCACCTCCCTTGGGTAACTTGATAACCACCAGGACTGCCACCACCATATCTTCAAATCCACCAGCTCAATCGACTGCCAGAAGCATCAACACCTCAAGAGCACTGCAAACCCATCTTCTTTTGAGCAAATCACAGCACCAAAAATATCAACCACCTTCTTGTGTACCAAACACAACACCTTACTGCTCCAATTCTACTTTTCTGCTCCTCTCCAGGCCAACCAACACTATCCCCTTTTCTTCACACTTCCCCAAACTCACCAAATACAGTATGTAGATCATCTTCTTGATTTTCTTCACGAATTCCAGTAACAAAAACTATACAACCCTCAATAAATTATAGAAGACCAAAATAACCCTAGGTCATCAATTCAGAGTTAAAATCATCTAACACCTAATATTATGCCATGGTGGGTTATTGTTACACAGATCATCTCAGCAACTTCCATTCACACACCAACTTCCATCATGACCATGGCTAGCACGACTCTTCTCTATAACAATAACCCACACATTTGAGCAACAGaactcaccaaaaccaaattgCTGGAAAATATCCCGTTTCCGTCCATTCAGAACATCACCACTATTCTCATCTCTTGTAGCACAATACTTCAAACCTATCCAatgcaccaacaacaacaaataaGAACACCAATACTGCCGATACCTCTATAGCTTCATAACCTCTCTTCCCGCAGTTCAACTTCTCCCGATAATTGGTTTAAGCCTTTCTACAAACAACCTGTGTGCAGTTTACTGGCACTTCACAGTTGAACTCCATCTTGATTTCTAAGATCATTTCTATCTCTTTCCCTGCACAATACAAGTATAGCTCAAACCCATATATTCGAAGCATTCATAAATCTTCATAGTTAACTACCAAAACTTATGGCAGTAGCTTTACTTCTCTGGATGGTTTCTCTTAATCAAATCTTCGTTAAATCTTCTCATAACTCACTGTATACTCGAATCCAGTGAGAACCCAACTCATAATTCCTCACAGACTCTTCACAAAACTCTTTCATTTCCAGCATTCAGCCATAAATTCGATGGCAGCAATGCTTGTTTCTTCAGTGTTTTGCTTTCAAAGATAACTCTGTCCAGACTGGCACAAAACTCATATCCAAATCATTAAATAAGTCAGACCCAAACTATGTACCTTTGATTATAACTCGAGTTTGTGAATTTATGCTCAAGATTCAAGCTGATTAGGGTTTCGATGATGGTAGAATTCGTATTTGCAGTGGATATTTGAGCGTATTCAAATCTCCTTCTTCTCTGTAAACCCATACTCAAAACATTCTCCAGCAACAACAACTTTTAGATCAATATTCTCATCTAATAGCAAACTCAAATCACACCAATTCAAGCATAAATCAGGGAATAAAAAAGACCAAACTTCCTCCTCATGAAATTCCTGTTAATTTCTCCCCTATCCATCAATCGGAACCAAACCCATGTTATATTATCCATATCAGGACCTTCAAACCCCTTTGATTTCTTCTATTCTCGGCATAAACAGATCCCACAGAAACAGATCAATTTTCTCTctaatcttctttagaaccagctctttcttcttctcagtgTCTATCAACTAACTCTCGAATTGATTCAGCAGTTACTGCTgcttttgtttctcttttttcttcttcaggtGAAGAACAATAATAGAGCAGAAGAAAGACGAGACGGGAATAGGTAGATGATAGTGTGACTGACACACAggtgtgaaggacatttcagtaatctcaccacatgtatgagatctccctatatgatattttggagagatattgacaagtcaacgcgataaattgaccgagatggttaaagtggatggaatccgtttaacttgcctagttttgcaagaaataaaaaaagtggcctagaaatgaaagtgagggtccagaccaggcctacttctgcatataatcctatatttttttagtaattttgttttgattggaTGTGTTCTTGATAGGTAATCGTAGAAGAATACAGTTTGTGGAGTGTCCAAATAATGTTAATGGCATGATCGATGCTGCAAAGTATGCTGATGCAGTGATATTTGTGATTGATGCAAAATTTGGGTTTGAAATGGTAATCACAACTGAAAATTCAGAATGAATTCTCTTCCTATGAGTCAATAATTAATCTTTCCGCTAGCAATGATTTTGATACTCAACTTCAGGGTTTGGGTACTTCAACATTTGTCAGACATTATCTCTGTGTTTCCATTCACTAGTG
This window contains:
- the LOC113342930 gene encoding F-box/kelch-repeat protein At3g06240-like; the protein is MIGYYGFGYDSRVNDYKLVCLTRNEVHAYTLKSNSWRRFNTVRHGYCPRITPGLLLNGVLYWSAAATSGENHKFIVSFDISSEEFTKFPFPEEIIQRPKISGAILRVLGDSLCLVCGIRDVGVDIWVMQNYGVMESWVKKFTTSQRKITSYSHLLKLYWPIKTDEILMQVSEGLALYDDKDDRVRLLNFIAINGRFDFLKSESYVESLVSLNPVLTRKIR